The nucleotide window ATTGGATTTCACGTTATAATATAGCACTCGGAATTGCACAAGGGCTTGCTTACCTCCACCATGATTGTCATCCGCCAGTTATACATCGAGACATCAAGTCCAACAACATACTGCTCGATGCAAACCTTGAGGCAAGAATTGCAGATTTCGGTTTGGCAAGGATGATGGTGAGAAAGAATGAAACAGTCTCAATGGTGGCAGGGTCTTATGGATACATAGCTCCTGGTAAATTTACAAATTAACAGCTCTCTTCAATGGATCTCATTCTCGGTTTATATAATCATTGATGATTCCATATTTATTGACTGTTGCAGAGTATGGTTACACCTTGAAAGTTGATGAAAAGATTGACATTTACAGCTTTGGGGTGGTTTTACTGGAACTTCTCACTGGAAAGAAGCCTTTAGACCCGGAGTTCGGAGAATCCGTAGACATAGTGGAATGGATCCGGAGAAAATTTAGAGATAACAAAAGTTTAGAAGAGGCATTAGATCCCAATTTAGGAAACTGTAGGCACATTCAAGAAGAGACACTATTAGTTGCTAGGATAGCACTTCTTTGCACTGCCAAGCTCCCCAAAGACAGACCATCCATGAGGGATGTAATTACAATGCTTGTGGAGGCAAAGCCCCGAAGAAAAAGCAGTAGCAACAATGGCGGAAATGCATCTAACAAAGAAATCCCCGTGTTTAGCACATCACCTGTAAATGGCCACGTTTAGCACCCACCCTTTTGGTTTTTTGGGCCAAAACTAAACTATATTCTTCTCTGTATGTAGCATTGTTTTTTGTTAATGCATGTAGTCACTGGTTCATATTGTTGTTCAGGAAATTAACAGATAAATCAAGCTTGGGATTTCTCCCGTGTCAGGCAAGAAGATTAAACCCATAGTACCTGAAATTGTTGACTCTCATTGTCAAATGTATTTGTAGTAGTAAACATCTATAGATTAATTCTTGGAATATCCAGCCTTTTTTTCACAAGCCATACAAAGCAGTTCTGAGAATTCTTCTCAATTTTTTGCTTTTGAAAATAACAGTAACAATGGCTGTGTTATTTACAGAAACAAAAAAATTACAGCATTTACTGGGTACCTTCGTATAATATAATATTACATATTGAAAACTGAGATATTGGTGCCTTTCAATAAGTATGGCAACTATTCCTCAAGACTGTAATTGAGAGGTTGACGAAAACATGTAACAAAATAATATTGTAATCGAGAACAAACCAAGTCTTCGGAGTTCAAACTTTACTCAGTCAAAGTGGCTTAACTATTCCGTATTTCCATTTTGATTTGTATGTTTGCTGGCATATTCTAGATGTGCTTGCTTCTTTGTCTCTGGCAGTTCCTCTCGTGCAATCGTGGAGCTGTAAATTATGATTTAAAGCAACCTTAGAATAAGAAGCAAAACCTACAAAAACATGGAGAGAATATGAATTTGCATACCCAATCCAGTAGCCTCGGATGTCCTCATGATTCTAAGCCTCTTCACGGAGCAAAGGAACATCCTGTAGCAAACCAGAGAAGATTCACAATAAGTGTCAAGAGAAAACAACTTTCCATGCATAATGCATCTGTCCAAGTTATGATCATGAAGTCCTAAGTTGACCCACTTCAGTTTACAATTAAAAGAGACAAACCGGAAGTGATGACTCACCAAGATATATACAGCAAGTCTTCTAGAGAATATATTAATTTCGGGGGAACTTGAGGAAAGATGCATTCATGAAGAGTTCAAGCTTTTTCTTTAACTCTCCTCCGGTTTTATTCAGAACCGCAGAGGGCATCCTATAAATGCAACTATATATACAGCTAAAAGAGAATATGCACTTCCATAGTTTAAAATTCATTCAACACATGTAGGCAAAGTGAAACTAATGGAGATCCTACATTTGGTTTCCTAACTGGAGATAAAGCAAAACAGTAGTTGGTTTTATAAATCTCATGTGAGCAAAACCATAGGAAAATGAAAATGTAAAGCAACACGTTTAACTGAAACTATACGTACTTCCAAGGAACATCCCCAACAAGCATCCAGTCCCCCTCCTTGTCCTCGTAAGTGAGCACAAAATCAGATGATCCATCCAGCAGTTTTGAGGATCTTGTTAGTTTGTTCATCATACCAAGCTCTAGAGCCCTTGatcctaatcacaaaaatcatgACAACATTCGTAAAAGAGAAACACTTACAAAAGTTCTCAAAGTTCCAGTCTACTGTTTCCTATTTTGATACAATACTTGAGAAACAGAAGACATGCTTGTCAAATTAGCTTCGTGCATGTCCACACTCACGTTTTGCATAATGCACAAGTAGTGCGAGTTTTACAAATACACCATTATATCACTTCAGTTAAATTCCATATATTCACATAGTACAGGACATCCCCACAACcaagaaaaaagaaaggaaatctCACCTGCTGGATTGACATTCGGAGTGGTTTTCAGAAACATATCTTCCAAAGTTTTTGCCAACTTTTCATAGGATTCATGGGCATTCATATCAACCTTTCTTCCAATTGGAATTCCGTCCATGTTCACCTTCACAAACAGGGATTTTCTGAGTTTAGCATTGCCACTATTATGGTAGCTGCTAATGCCAGTAGTACCCTTCTCAACCGTAGAGGTCTCACTTTTATGGTTCTCCATTGTCGAGTTAAATCCTTCGGTGGTCTGGTTTTTTGCTTGGTTAACCATGCTATTCATCCTATAAGCTCTGATCGGAGGCCATCCCACGACTTGACTGTtccaaatttaagaaaaaaaaataacagAAATTAAGAAAAGGCCTAAAAGCTCCCAATATGTTATTAACATCCAATCTCCACAATAACTTAACAGAAAGATAAGTAATCATTAAGTGTCAAAACGGTTACCCTGAAAGAACAAATATACACATTAAACCTGTCAATAAAGATGGAGCCTAGTTATTAAGGCACCAGAGATATGCAGGTTTCCATATAAAATGGTGTATTATTCATCGATGGCACATGTCAATTTTTGGCCCAAAGGACTTCCCTCTTTTGGGTTGAGAGAAGTTTGTGCTTAAGACTTGGTTGCAGAACTCTAGAATTGGATCAGTTATATAAATATTGGGAGTGTGGTACAGAGACAGTTGCAATCATCTGATCCAGAGATAATTACTAATATCATCACCAAGCAAATAGGATCATATATTGAATCCGGAATGACGTACGAAAACCAGGAAGTAGGCTTCATCTATCaacatttatatcatcaaaataagaTGAAGCACTAAACTCCCAAATCCTCAACAACCTACCAATAAAGTTGTCTCCCTTGCCAACTCCTTTCTGAATGAATAATCATATGAATATATCTTTCTAATTGCAATCTACTGACAACATTAGTACATTCAACTTAAAAACAAGTTTTCTTTGGAGCCTAAATGGAGGACTCTAATTTGACCTTCCTTTTGTTATCTGTCTTTCTCCTGATCTTGGATTTGCGGTACCATTTTTTTGTAATTGATGACACACATACCCTATAAAGGTAACTACATGTTATAATATAACTATAGTAAAGCAGATAAATTAATAGAAATACCAATTATATCCAAGAACATAAGAATAATTCATGTCAGGGCCGGCCTAATGAAGCAATAATAAACAATAAGGGTGAAAGTAAAGCATACCTAGAGGAATTAGCAGCAGCCACAGAATCAGCAGTCCTCTTGGTCCCAGCTGTGACATTAGCCCTActtaaagaagaagaagaagaagaagaagaagatgatgatgatgatgatgaagaaggTGATGGAGAAGCAGAAATGGCAGAAGGGAAATCCTTAGCAGTCAAAATCCTAGCAAATTGACCACCTCTTGAGACTTGGTGCATCTTAAAACCACCAAGGCACAAACCAAGACCCAACTCCAACTCAGACTCATCAGGGCATGAAGAATCCTCTGAGGACACCACCATGTTGTCCTCCCTTGAAACTGTAGACAAAGACCCACTTTCAGAACCACCACCACCTCCTTGCATTGGAAATCAAAGCCTCCTTGGTTCAACCAAAGTTTCAAACCTTTATAAGTCTAGAAGAGAGAAATCACATGTAAAGCTTGCAACTTTGTAGACAAAGAAAAATGGGAAAATTATAAAAAagcaaaaggaagaaagaaaggagaattTGAGAGGGGGGTACTAAGGCTAAAGTTTTGTGGGGGCATTGGGAAACTGAAAATGAAAGGAAAcaagaaagaaaatatatataataataataaaaagagatTTAAAGGAAAGGTTGGTTAGGTTGGGAAGGTGTTGGGTAAGGTGGTGGTACTGCTGCTGGGGGTTTGTAGTCATTAGTTGGGCCCCTACCTTGTCTGCTTTGCTGTTATTATGTGCCTCCATCAAactctttttccttttttccttttAACCCAAGTTGCTTAGCTTGCTTTGTAGCATGGACCAAATTAGCATTTTTAAAATAGTTTAGGACTATATCTTCAATTTCTCAGGAACCTTGAGAAGAAAATTTGGAGAGTTTGTTGTTTTTATGTTTAGAATTGAGCTCTTAATAATGGTTGTGAAGCAAATAAACAACACACATCAAAACAAAAGGCTAATAAATGATATGCTCCTCTTGGAAAATAGGAATCTCTCATTTTATTCTTTTGCCTTCCTTCTTATTTTAATATGAAAgtgttctctctctctcttttttcctAATTTAGGGAAATATTTTGCTTAACCTTAAAATAGCCATAAACATAAGGGTAAATTCCACCAACTATTCCcaaacattatttaaaattatatttcagtcactcaactttcaaaGTTACATAATAGTCACTAGTGTTTTCAAATTGTTACATTTTTGTCAATCAACTCGACTAGTAACTTTCATTAAAAAGTAATGTTGCACCTGAAATTAAAGGGTTATTAGCTAATTTGGTCCTTAGTTTGTAGTTAAAaaatcttttttatatttttaaaattttctttataataattgtaaaaaatgtaataataaatataaaaatctaTCGCGGCaaggaaaaaccaaaaattttacaGCTAATTTTTCAATATTCAATCTGATTAAAAAAATCATTGCTTTTGAActtttggaagaaaaaaaaacattaaatacccattcactttaatcctaGGCATGTTTTCATTTTCACCTTTAGTAAAATCTTAACTTGAAATTTGAGAGAAGAAATGGTGGTTTTGGAGAAGAAGAGCACTttgttataaatttaaaaattctaaaattgaaAGTTACTTAAAACCCCAGATAATCTAATAATTGGAattatataaaagaaattatgggGTTAAAATTGAAGTAGAGTGTAACAACTCGATATTCGAGGGTGTCAGAAAACATATTTTTGAGACTCCGTTTTCGTAAATTGGActtgtaaatatttaattaaatatttaggaAGTTAGTTGGGTAGCTAATGAATTCTTggattagtgaattttgtgaaattagAAGTTATTAAGGTACAGGGACTAAATCATGTAAgggataaaaattaaattataaattgaaataaattaaagaggctaaaataacaattaaaccatttaataaaTGGTTGTGtataggtggccgaatatggctagtaaaatgcatgtatatattatatatatgtgtgtgttaacattaatgtatatatattataataataattaaaattaaagttataataaaagaaaagaaactagAGACAtgcaaataaaacaaaagaagaaagaaaaaggagaagaGAACGCACCGCGCTAGAGGTTTGGAAGTTCAAGCTCAAATTGGTTagtgtaatttagtccctatatttgtaatttttatgtttttgaaatttcgGTACCTAGGGTTACTCAACCCGtattgtaatttttaatatttttcaagaTTTAGATATTGAAATTGTTGAATAGTttaagtattagggattaaatagatagatttttaagttagaaatggaaaaggactaaattgtggagttaattgttgattttgagaaatagggactaaattgtaaaaaattcaaaattaagggGTTGAATTGGAAAATAGGAAGCTAAATGTTGTCtaaagtgaaattagtattaaaatatgaagttaaatgtgatgattaaaattagtctcggtttagggactaaattgaagaataagcaaaatatagtgtaaaaattgaaatttaatgtgaaattgaaatttttaatattaatgtgATTTAATTGTTTAATCCCATAGCTAACATCGTATCGGAATCTTCGAGtaaaaaggggaaggataaaatcgacGTCAAATAACTCGAATGTcacggtttgtgtttctataattcgAATTAAATAGTAGACTATTGCATATATAATTGTTTGCATATTGTAAGTATTTGAGGTGAGTATTTTGGTACttgataattgaattaaattcataattgaaataaaatggactgattttaatatattatgaaatatattgattatgaatatatgtgtattgagaaaaatgtgattattatcaaattgaatatatacttatatgtgatgatatatatattcatgaaattggatattggttgtatttgaaaagtgaaatgaaaccctattaactgtaccgGGCTGAATCGGACATAGATGGCATGTCATAGAATAtgaagagttcagggattactTCAAACTTGAGTCAATAAGGCACTGAGTGCCAATTTGCTTCAGTTTAACTGataagacactgggtgtcaatttatatagcgctgggcgcagttattacttcggatttatctaatgaggcactgggtgccaaactggtgtgttggttggatccatgtatccgtctGAATCTGTGTCCTGTTAAGAgggaaaagtaaaataataatttatatgattaatattgAAATGGCAAAGATGAGAAATGAATATGAGATGAGAAAATATTGAAATGGCAAATATGATAAATGATTATGAGATGAGAAATCaaatatgaaatgatgaattgagatgtgaaacttgaatgaattcaagtattgatCAAAGAAATGAATCATGCTATTGCATGAGAtgatgtatttaaatgttaaataaaatgtcattgatatatacttatatatttgaACATATGAAAATCTTAGTATATGTGAATAAGGAATGAGCAAAAATTATACTATTGAATTGAAACACATGAACATAgcttatttgattcattttgcattttaaatacttatatcaagtttatgttattcagattatagaaataccactgagttttactcagcatACGGTTTTGTTTTCCGTGCGCAAGCTAGGTGCTGTTTGAATTATTACCGACTCAACATCAAATCACAAATTTCGAGCTCAAGTGTGGTGATAGTTCATTTTgtaatgacatgtacctagggaGTCTTTTGTTGACATCGTTTATAAGCTTTTGTTAATTTAGTTGCTAGTGAAATGATGGTTAAATGTGTGTATGGTTGTGGTTGAGATTATGTTGGTATGCTAGCCTAATTTATATTTGGTATGTGATAGTTTAAAGTTTGGTAGCTTAGCATAATGTTTGGTATATGCTTTTCTTCATATTTGGTAACTTTAAAAGCTTGAAAGTTAGTTCAAATATGGTAAGTGTGATATGAATGAaagtcttgaatgtttgatgtgttgttgatgtatttgaacatataaaatgtggtactaatgagggtacattggttaggcatattaggtgataatttggtgtattttgggcATGTTTAAtcgtgttttgaataggttaaacgGTTGGTAATTGAGTTGCTCAGTGTCCAAGTAAataggaaatggtaaacttgttttAAGGTACTTTTGGGTGCACACggtctagccacacgggcgtgtgtcacacacgggcaacacacatgggtgtgtgacccaagtcagagagttacacagcctgagatatgggcgtgtgtctcaaccgtgtgaggtaCATGGCccggccacacaggcgtgtgaggcacACGTCCTGTACACAAGTCCtgaacacataggcgtgtgaggcacacgatttggacacacgggcatgtgaggcacATGGTGTGTGACCcttgaaatcaaaatttttgtaattatttccTAAACTCCcagaattgtttcaaattagtccctgtctATTTTTAACTACTTTTAGGGTTCCGTAGACTTGtaattgtaacgccccctttacccgagaccgtcgccggagtcgagcacggggcattactaaacttatttgagcacttaaacaaattcaaacaatttatatcacactttccagacaagctgtccaactgtgtcatagttgctaaataattcatatctcgagttataaaactcgaaatccaaatccgtaaatttttctgaatttatactcatatatctacttaccaattttttctagaattttggtcaagccaattagtacagtttattatttaaaatctccctgttttagggtttgactactctgacctttgtgtattacgaatcagatatctctctgtacagagcttcaatgactattccgtttctctctaataaaactagactcaataaggaatctgtacatataaagtatgacttctaattatctttgtaaaatttatggtgaattt belongs to Gossypium arboreum isolate Shixiya-1 chromosome 7, ASM2569848v2, whole genome shotgun sequence and includes:
- the LOC108456707 gene encoding auxin-responsive protein IAA11 codes for the protein MQGGGGGSESGSLSTVSREDNMVVSSEDSSCPDESELELGLGLCLGGFKMHQVSRGGQFARILTAKDFPSAISASPSPSSSSSSSSSSSSSSSSLSRANVTAGTKRTADSVAAANSSSQVVGWPPIRAYRMNSMVNQAKNQTTEGFNSTMENHKSETSTVEKGTTGISSYHNSGNAKLRKSLFVKVNMDGIPIGRKVDMNAHESYEKLAKTLEDMFLKTTPNVNPAGSRALELGMMNKLTRSSKLLDGSSDFVLTYEDKEGDWMLVGDVPWKMFLCSVKRLRIMRTSEATGLAPRLHERNCQRQRSKHI